Proteins encoded within one genomic window of Hahella chejuensis KCTC 2396:
- a CDS encoding SUF system Fe-S cluster assembly regulator, translated as MLRLARLADYGLLIASSLEEPGKALVKLDQVADQTKLPIPTVRKIMKLLVDGGVVHSERGVKGGYCLSDAAYNISIARILRAVEGGVALTDCCAEERVCDVMHACTVHSNWSVINQTVSEIFERLTLRDMSRRLSKADVISKVRTDDDVDLVMLSELAS; from the coding sequence ATGTTGCGCTTAGCTAGACTTGCCGATTATGGGCTATTGATCGCCTCCTCCCTGGAAGAGCCCGGTAAAGCGCTGGTCAAACTGGATCAGGTCGCTGATCAGACCAAGTTGCCCATCCCCACCGTGCGTAAAATCATGAAGTTGCTGGTGGATGGCGGCGTCGTTCATTCCGAGCGGGGCGTCAAGGGCGGCTATTGCCTTTCCGACGCGGCTTATAATATCAGCATTGCGCGTATTCTCCGAGCGGTGGAGGGCGGCGTGGCGCTGACTGATTGTTGCGCGGAAGAGCGTGTTTGCGACGTTATGCATGCGTGTACAGTGCATAGCAACTGGTCGGTCATCAATCAGACAGTGAGTGAGATTTTTGAGCGGCTCACGTTGCGCGATATGTCCCGCCGTCTAAGCAAGGCCGATGTCATCAGCAAAGTGCGTACGGACGACGACGTGGATCTCGTCATGTTGAGCGAGCTGGCGTCATAA
- the sufB gene encoding Fe-S cluster assembly protein SufB encodes MSTPENSVDQYIKREYQAGFITDIESEALEPGLNEDVIRFISAKKNEPEFMLNWRLKAYREWLNMVEPQWAHVHYPKIDFNDIIYYSAPKSQKDGPKSLDEVDPELLKTYEKLGIPLHERAALAGVAVDAVFDSVSVATTFKEKLSEAGVIFCSISEAVRNHPELVEKYLGSVVPIRDNYFAALNSAVFSDGSFVYIPKGVRCPMELSTYFRINAAKTGQFERTLIIADEGSYVSYLEGCTAPMRDENQLHAAVVELVALEGAEIKYSTVQNWYPGDEEGKGGIYNFVTKRGLCAGAHSKISWTQVETGSAITWKYPSVVLKGDHSVGEFYSVALTNNLQQADTGTKMIHMGKNTRSTIISKGISAGRSDSSYRGLVRIGPNADNARNYTQCDSLLIGAKCGAHTFPYIESKNNSAVVEHEATTSKVSDEQLFLCRQRGIDAERAVSMIVNGFCKEVFKELPMEFAVEAGKLLEVSLEGSVG; translated from the coding sequence ATGAGCACGCCAGAAAACTCAGTTGACCAATACATCAAACGGGAATACCAGGCCGGCTTTATCACCGACATTGAAAGCGAAGCCCTGGAGCCGGGATTAAACGAAGACGTTATCCGCTTTATCTCCGCTAAAAAGAACGAACCCGAGTTCATGCTCAACTGGCGTCTCAAGGCTTATCGCGAATGGTTAAATATGGTTGAGCCGCAATGGGCTCACGTGCACTATCCCAAAATTGATTTCAACGACATCATCTATTACTCCGCGCCCAAGTCACAAAAAGACGGCCCCAAGAGCCTGGATGAAGTCGATCCCGAGTTGCTGAAAACCTACGAAAAGCTGGGCATCCCTCTACACGAACGCGCCGCTCTGGCTGGCGTTGCGGTAGATGCGGTGTTCGACAGCGTATCCGTCGCCACGACGTTCAAAGAAAAGCTGTCTGAAGCCGGCGTTATCTTTTGCTCCATTTCAGAGGCGGTCAGAAATCACCCTGAACTGGTGGAGAAATATCTCGGCAGCGTAGTACCCATTCGCGACAACTATTTCGCCGCGCTCAACTCCGCGGTCTTCAGCGACGGTTCATTCGTTTACATTCCCAAGGGCGTACGCTGCCCGATGGAACTGTCCACCTACTTCCGCATCAACGCGGCGAAGACCGGTCAGTTCGAACGTACCCTGATCATCGCCGATGAAGGCAGTTACGTCAGCTACCTGGAAGGCTGCACCGCTCCCATGCGCGATGAAAACCAGTTGCACGCCGCCGTGGTTGAACTGGTGGCGCTGGAAGGCGCGGAAATCAAATACTCGACTGTACAGAACTGGTATCCCGGCGACGAGGAAGGTAAAGGCGGCATCTACAACTTCGTCACCAAACGCGGTCTGTGCGCCGGCGCGCACTCCAAGATTTCATGGACGCAGGTGGAAACCGGCTCCGCCATCACCTGGAAATACCCCAGCGTGGTGCTGAAAGGCGATCACAGTGTCGGTGAATTCTATTCCGTCGCTCTGACCAACAACCTGCAGCAGGCGGACACCGGCACCAAGATGATCCACATGGGTAAAAACACCCGCAGCACCATCATCTCCAAAGGCATCTCCGCCGGTCGCAGCGACAGCAGCTATCGCGGCCTCGTTAGAATCGGCCCCAACGCCGACAACGCGCGCAACTATACTCAGTGCGACTCGCTGCTCATTGGCGCCAAATGCGGCGCGCATACCTTCCCTTACATCGAAAGCAAGAACAACAGCGCGGTGGTTGAACATGAAGCCACGACCTCCAAAGTGAGCGATGAGCAGTTGTTTCTGTGCCGTCAGCGCGGTATCGACGCCGAGCGCGCCGTATCCATGATCGTCAACGGCTTTTGTAAGGAAGTTTTCAAAGAGCTGCCCATGGAGTTTGCGGTGGAAGCGGGCAAGTTGCTGGAAGTCAGTCTGGAAGGCTCCGTCGGCTAA
- a CDS encoding HesB/IscA family protein yields MSAQTFTPEVGLRITDAAAEHIRKQLRQHPDAQGFRLGLKASGCSGFKYIVDLVKTPSDDDRKFVLADDIPVYVDAKSLPYINGAEIDFVKEGLNYAFKFNNPNVDSSCGCGESFSIKEDA; encoded by the coding sequence ATGTCCGCGCAAACCTTTACGCCTGAAGTGGGATTGCGTATCACCGACGCTGCGGCTGAGCACATCCGCAAGCAGCTGCGGCAGCATCCCGACGCCCAGGGCTTCCGCCTGGGCCTCAAAGCCAGCGGCTGCTCCGGCTTTAAATATATCGTGGATCTGGTTAAAACCCCTTCCGACGACGATCGCAAGTTCGTGCTCGCTGACGACATCCCTGTGTATGTGGACGCCAAGAGCCTGCCTTACATCAATGGGGCGGAGATCGACTTCGTCAAAGAAGGCCTGAATTACGCCTTCAAGTTCAACAATCCCAACGTAGACTCATCCTGCGGCTGTGGGGAAAGCTTTTCCATAAAAGAGGACGCCTGA
- a CDS encoding DinB family protein, translated as MGFKQHYQLMAGYNQRMNNQVYAAAAKLDENILTRDSGAFFGSILGTLNHIMVADLVWLGRYASLSDRYQSLLELSQFSRPKALSEILYADFNALSEKRRQLDSLIIRWLTDEVAEEDYALNLHYSSMAGAKSIRNFGELLAHFFNHQTHHRGQASTLLSQAGQDIGVTDFVIDIPDLASSN; from the coding sequence ATGGGATTCAAACAGCACTATCAACTGATGGCCGGATACAACCAACGCATGAACAATCAGGTTTATGCGGCGGCCGCAAAACTGGACGAGAACATCCTCACTAGAGATTCTGGCGCGTTTTTCGGCTCCATACTGGGCACTCTGAATCATATTATGGTGGCGGACCTGGTCTGGCTGGGCCGATACGCCTCACTTTCAGACCGTTACCAGTCCCTGCTGGAACTGTCGCAATTCTCCAGGCCCAAAGCGCTGAGTGAGATTTTATATGCGGATTTCAATGCGCTATCGGAGAAACGACGTCAACTGGATTCGCTGATCATTCGCTGGCTTACCGACGAAGTAGCGGAAGAAGACTACGCTCTCAATCTCCACTACAGCAGCATGGCGGGCGCAAAAAGCATACGTAACTTCGGCGAGCTGCTGGCGCACTTTTTTAACCACCAGACGCATCACCGGGGACAGGCGAGCACATTACTGTCTCAGGCCGGACAGGATATCGGCGTCACTGACTTTGTGATCGATATTCCAGATCTCGCGTCATCAAACTGA
- a CDS encoding SufE family protein: MTAVDQADIFTANPLGKDTTIADIKDSFEFLDDWEERYGYVIDLGKQVPAMPEEHKVDENFVHGCQSQVWFIHHLDAATNTMYVLVASDAMIVQGLAAVVMCAFNGKSPQEIVNFDMDSLFTELDLMRHLSPTRGNGLRAMVKKIQDAARSAL; the protein is encoded by the coding sequence ATGACCGCTGTAGACCAAGCCGACATATTCACCGCCAACCCACTGGGCAAAGACACCACCATCGCCGACATCAAAGACAGTTTTGAGTTTCTGGATGACTGGGAAGAGCGCTATGGCTACGTCATTGACCTGGGCAAACAGGTCCCCGCGATGCCAGAAGAACACAAAGTGGATGAAAACTTTGTGCACGGCTGCCAGAGTCAGGTCTGGTTTATTCACCATTTGGATGCTGCAACCAATACGATGTATGTCCTGGTCGCCAGCGACGCCATGATCGTACAAGGCCTCGCCGCTGTCGTAATGTGCGCCTTCAACGGCAAGTCCCCGCAGGAAATCGTAAACTTTGATATGGACTCGCTATTTACGGAGCTGGACCTGATGCGCCACTTGAGCCCGACTCGCGGCAACGGCCTGCGCGCCATGGTGAAAAAGATTCAGGACGCCGCCCGCAGCGCTTTATAG
- the sufD gene encoding Fe-S cluster assembly protein SufD produces MATQSNPYADFHRQCLEASQSWGEQLGAGLRWLDDVRSEGRSLFAGLELPTRKTEAWRYTPIAPIVQGDILRLRTTESADAPQGITGDFYTLTFHNGQLTASDIDDSALEAIPFSSADAAGQALIKEYLGKTFDAARHPFAALNAGTLQDGALIRVKKDSKALKPLQIVHTADVSGDPASSYNRVIVVVEAGSKLELLETYVDTKERKVFQNTVTEVFLAANSTMTHYALNCEGANQIHTGCVFVEQQGGSQYEQHAFATGGALKRRDINVKLLGQLASCKLNGVYLAGGREHVDFHTTIEHVAPHCVSEETYKGIINGKGKAVFNGRVHIHRDAQQSSAAMNNNNLLLTNTAEVNTKPELEIYADDVKCAHGATVGQLDDMALFYFRSRGITRSDAHRMLSRAFVESVMAEMEIETAHAYVLELAERFYNEGAQEATA; encoded by the coding sequence ATGGCGACTCAAAGCAACCCCTACGCAGATTTTCACCGCCAATGTCTGGAAGCCTCACAAAGCTGGGGCGAACAACTGGGCGCAGGTCTACGCTGGCTTGACGACGTTCGCAGCGAAGGCCGCAGCCTTTTCGCCGGACTGGAGCTACCGACCCGTAAAACCGAAGCCTGGCGCTATACGCCTATCGCGCCTATCGTTCAGGGCGACATTCTGCGTTTACGGACAACGGAATCTGCTGACGCCCCGCAAGGCATTACTGGCGACTTCTATACTCTGACATTCCACAATGGTCAGTTGACCGCATCTGATATCGACGACTCCGCTCTGGAAGCGATCCCCTTCTCGTCAGCGGACGCAGCCGGTCAGGCGCTGATCAAGGAATACCTGGGCAAGACCTTCGACGCCGCCAGGCACCCCTTTGCCGCGCTGAATGCAGGCACTTTGCAAGACGGCGCGCTTATCCGCGTCAAGAAAGACAGCAAAGCGCTCAAGCCTCTGCAAATCGTACACACCGCCGACGTTTCCGGCGACCCGGCATCCAGCTACAACCGCGTGATCGTGGTAGTGGAGGCCGGCTCCAAACTGGAGCTGTTGGAAACTTATGTCGACACCAAAGAGCGCAAAGTTTTCCAAAATACTGTGACGGAAGTGTTTCTCGCCGCCAACAGTACGATGACGCACTATGCCCTGAACTGCGAAGGCGCCAATCAAATTCATACCGGTTGCGTGTTCGTCGAACAGCAAGGCGGCAGCCAGTATGAACAACATGCTTTCGCCACTGGCGGCGCACTGAAACGTCGCGACATCAACGTGAAATTGTTGGGACAACTGGCGTCCTGCAAGTTGAATGGCGTTTATCTGGCGGGCGGCCGCGAGCATGTGGACTTCCACACGACCATCGAGCACGTGGCGCCGCATTGCGTCAGCGAAGAAACCTACAAAGGCATCATCAACGGTAAAGGCAAAGCGGTATTCAACGGGCGCGTACATATCCATCGCGACGCTCAGCAATCTTCCGCCGCCATGAACAACAATAACCTGTTGTTGACCAATACCGCGGAGGTGAACACCAAGCCCGAACTGGAAATTTACGCCGACGACGTCAAATGCGCGCACGGCGCCACCGTGGGCCAGTTGGACGACATGGCGTTGTTCTACTTTCGGTCCCGCGGCATCACCCGGTCTGACGCGCACCGCATGCTGAGCCGCGCTTTCGTGGAATCCGTCATGGCGGAAATGGAGATCGAAACGGCTCACGCCTACGTACTCGAACTGGCGGAGCGTTTCTATAATGAAGGAGCGCAGGAGGCTACAGCATGA
- a CDS encoding macro domain-containing protein: MIEFLCGDITELEVDAIVCPAHKYLSKGRGLSAQIFEQAGEEALEAACSQAGGCKVGGACLTPGFKLPAKHIIHTVTPQWTGGDQWGGSDLHLLANCYDSVVRLALEQGVKTIAFPALGAGTNKTPQSMAAHEGLEVLVKYADSFERLIICLHWEAGLDTWRRTYEDFFARRVEQSRKTG; the protein is encoded by the coding sequence ATGATTGAGTTTCTATGCGGCGACATCACCGAGTTGGAGGTGGACGCCATTGTTTGTCCCGCCCATAAATACCTCAGTAAAGGCCGGGGGTTGTCCGCGCAGATTTTTGAACAGGCGGGAGAAGAGGCATTGGAGGCGGCCTGCTCTCAAGCGGGAGGGTGTAAGGTTGGCGGCGCCTGCCTGACGCCGGGCTTCAAACTTCCCGCCAAACATATCATTCATACGGTGACGCCGCAGTGGACGGGCGGCGATCAGTGGGGCGGTTCTGACCTGCACTTGCTGGCCAACTGTTATGACAGCGTCGTCCGGCTGGCGCTGGAGCAGGGCGTTAAAACCATCGCTTTCCCAGCACTTGGCGCAGGAACCAATAAAACGCCGCAATCCATGGCCGCCCATGAAGGGCTGGAAGTATTAGTGAAATACGCAGACAGCTTTGAGCGTCTGATCATCTGCCTGCACTGGGAAGCCGGACTGGATACCTGGCGGCGCACCTACGAGGATTTTTTCGCGAGAAGAGTGGAGCAGTCCCGCAAAACCGGCTGA
- the sufC gene encoding Fe-S cluster assembly ATPase SufC: MLSIKDLYARVEEKEILKGLTLDVKPGEVHAIMGPNGSGKSTLTHVLSGREGYDVTSGEISYYGQDLLEMEPEDRAREGIFLAFQYPVEIPGVSNIQFLRTAMNSIRKHRGEEELDAATFLKLARQKIGMVNLDPEFLKRGVNEGFSGGEKKRNEILQMLMLEPKLALLDETDSGLDIDALQVVANGVNALRSPDRAVVLVTHYQRLLNYIVPDYVHVLANGRIVKSGGRELALELEEKGYGWLNLDDDKVA; the protein is encoded by the coding sequence ATGCTAAGTATTAAAGACCTTTACGCTCGGGTAGAAGAAAAAGAGATTCTCAAAGGGCTGACGCTGGACGTAAAACCCGGTGAAGTCCACGCCATCATGGGCCCCAACGGCTCAGGCAAAAGCACCCTGACTCACGTTCTGTCCGGGCGCGAAGGTTATGACGTCACTTCTGGCGAGATCAGCTACTACGGCCAAGACCTGCTGGAAATGGAGCCGGAAGACCGCGCGCGCGAAGGCATTTTCCTCGCGTTTCAGTATCCGGTGGAAATCCCCGGCGTCAGCAATATTCAATTTCTGCGCACGGCGATGAACAGCATTCGCAAACATCGCGGCGAAGAAGAGCTGGATGCAGCCACCTTCCTGAAACTGGCTCGTCAGAAAATCGGCATGGTCAATCTGGACCCCGAGTTTCTGAAGCGCGGCGTCAATGAAGGCTTCTCCGGCGGCGAGAAGAAACGCAACGAAATTCTGCAAATGCTGATGCTGGAGCCCAAGCTGGCGCTGCTGGATGAAACTGATTCCGGTCTGGATATCGACGCTTTGCAAGTTGTCGCCAACGGCGTCAACGCGCTGCGCAGCCCTGACCGCGCAGTGGTTCTGGTGACTCACTATCAGCGTCTGCTGAACTACATCGTACCGGATTACGTACACGTTCTGGCCAACGGCCGCATCGTCAAATCCGGCGGGCGTGAACTGGCTCTGGAACTGGAAGAGAAAGGGTACGGCTGGTTGAATCTGGACGACGACAAAGTAGCGTAG
- a CDS encoding beta-galactosidase — protein sequence MEQIRKLIALLLTLACIAASSAWAEENRAQEAPAAVKTPAQGKEKNTPPRGIYSSHVVGKEAESLRPAFVKGGLVRVFWSDIEPKPGHYDFTVIEAQLQGVRRYGKLWSLAVLAGPRAPDWLFDDGAGSMDIRFRGDKVRIVPYWDLVLQARLKLLAEALGKKYGDDETLQLVYVPQATSNGIEGHFNGNRYEDLQRQGFTPDKWVRAAGEAIDSFYRAFPQKYLAFEVHEIGTVETPERIMRLIEKNYRDRVGIAVWWLSGRENYQHALLQEVRDFRGYKYAQAIGRSDQGRRFGAGGYGGIFEQAKKLGIRYIEVWNYEITRNRNPEVTQSIEGFSRSEAVQGEPGA from the coding sequence ATGGAACAGATCAGAAAACTCATCGCCTTACTGCTGACGTTGGCTTGTATCGCCGCCTCTTCCGCCTGGGCCGAGGAAAACCGGGCGCAAGAGGCGCCGGCGGCAGTGAAAACACCTGCCCAAGGCAAAGAAAAGAATACGCCCCCAAGGGGAATATACAGCAGCCATGTGGTCGGCAAGGAGGCGGAGTCATTGCGTCCGGCTTTTGTGAAAGGCGGGCTGGTGAGAGTGTTCTGGTCGGATATTGAGCCCAAACCGGGACATTATGACTTCACTGTTATTGAAGCCCAGCTACAAGGCGTTCGTCGCTATGGCAAGTTATGGTCGCTTGCTGTGCTGGCGGGTCCCCGGGCGCCGGATTGGCTGTTCGATGACGGCGCCGGCTCCATGGATATACGCTTTCGTGGGGACAAAGTCCGCATCGTTCCTTACTGGGATTTGGTTCTGCAAGCCAGACTCAAACTGCTGGCGGAAGCCTTGGGGAAGAAATACGGCGACGATGAAACGCTGCAGCTGGTGTATGTGCCGCAAGCCACGTCCAATGGCATTGAAGGCCACTTCAACGGCAATCGCTATGAAGATCTGCAGCGCCAGGGCTTCACGCCCGACAAATGGGTGCGCGCGGCGGGAGAAGCCATAGATTCGTTTTATCGTGCGTTCCCGCAAAAATACCTCGCTTTCGAAGTGCATGAAATCGGCACGGTGGAAACGCCGGAACGCATCATGCGTCTGATCGAAAAGAACTATCGCGACCGGGTCGGCATTGCTGTCTGGTGGCTGTCAGGACGGGAAAACTATCAGCACGCCCTCCTGCAGGAAGTCCGCGATTTTCGCGGCTACAAATACGCTCAGGCCATTGGCCGCTCCGACCAGGGCCGCCGCTTCGGCGCCGGCGGCTACGGCGGCATATTCGAACAAGCCAAAAAACTCGGTATCCGCTATATCGAAGTCTGGAACTACGAAATCACCCGCAACCGCAACCCGGAAGTCACCCAATCCATTGAGGGGTTTAGCCGCAGTGAGGCGGTGCAGGGGGAACCTGGAGCCTGA
- the sufT gene encoding putative Fe-S cluster assembly protein SufT: MEREVVLTKRDCVARLVPAGTEITIPADTFVTITQALGGTFTVVVNGNLARVEGRDADALGKNVTDFNFDDVTEGEVNERHVWEALRAVYDPEIPVNIVDLGLVYNVAVNKQDGKNCVNVEMTLTAPGCGMGPVIADDVKHKLTLVPNVDEAQVDLVFDPPWSNDMLSEEAKLELGML; this comes from the coding sequence ATGGAAAGAGAGGTTGTACTCACCAAACGGGACTGCGTCGCGCGCCTTGTTCCCGCGGGCACGGAAATCACCATCCCGGCGGATACTTTCGTCACTATCACCCAAGCGTTGGGCGGCACATTCACCGTTGTCGTCAATGGCAACCTGGCCCGAGTTGAGGGCCGGGACGCCGACGCGCTGGGCAAAAACGTCACTGACTTCAATTTCGATGACGTCACGGAAGGCGAAGTCAATGAACGTCATGTCTGGGAAGCATTACGCGCCGTTTATGACCCGGAAATTCCCGTAAACATTGTTGATCTGGGCCTGGTGTACAACGTCGCAGTCAATAAGCAGGATGGCAAAAACTGCGTTAATGTGGAAATGACCCTGACGGCGCCCGGCTGCGGTATGGGCCCTGTCATCGCCGATGACGTAAAGCATAAGCTCACGCTGGTGCCCAATGTGGACGAAGCGCAAGTGGATTTGGTCTTCGATCCTCCCTGGAGCAACGATATGCTCAGCGAGGAAGCCAAACTCGAACTAGGCATGCTATAA
- a CDS encoding NADPH-dependent FMN reductase, which yields MKPLNILAISGSLRKISYNTAAIEALSRLAPEDVTVKVYKGLGDLPLFNPDLESELPVAVRELKSALAQSQGLIIASPEYAHGVSGVMKNALDWLVSGEEFVYLPVMLINTSPRASHAQAALREVVTTMSGRIIENACVSVPLLSSNLDVEGVMQSPDIAGLLQLRLQQFVAGIEALGGADD from the coding sequence GTGAAACCTCTTAACATACTGGCCATCTCCGGCAGCCTCAGGAAGATCTCCTACAACACGGCGGCGATAGAAGCCTTAAGTCGGCTGGCCCCAGAGGATGTAACAGTGAAAGTCTATAAAGGGCTGGGTGACCTGCCGCTCTTTAATCCCGACCTGGAAAGTGAATTACCTGTCGCCGTAAGGGAGTTGAAGTCCGCGCTGGCGCAATCGCAAGGTTTGATTATCGCCAGTCCGGAATACGCTCATGGCGTCAGCGGCGTCATGAAGAACGCCCTTGATTGGCTGGTGAGCGGAGAAGAGTTCGTATACTTGCCTGTCATGCTCATCAACACCTCGCCCCGGGCCAGTCACGCCCAGGCCGCTCTGCGCGAAGTGGTGACCACCATGTCCGGCCGCATCATAGAAAACGCCTGCGTTTCCGTGCCTCTGCTCAGCTCCAATCTTGATGTGGAGGGGGTTATGCAATCCCCTGACATCGCCGGCCTCCTGCAGCTGAGGCTGCAGCAGTTCGTCGCTGGAATTGAAGCGCTGGGCGGAGCCGACGATTGA
- a CDS encoding aminotransferase class V-fold PLP-dependent enzyme — protein sequence MTQAIKRPFDVMSVREDFPILQQQVNGKPLVYMDNAATAQKPLAVIEAMNTYYREFNANVHRGAHSLSDRATGEFEAARDKVRAFVNAPSREEIIWVRGVTEAINLVAQSYARSTLQPGDEIIVSQLEHHANIVPWQIVAQQTGAQIRVIPITPDAELDMAAYQALLNEKTRIVAVNHASNAMGTVNPVKEMIRLAKSVGAVTLIDGAQGAPHLEIDVQDLDCDFYAISAHKAFGPTGIGALYGRKALLEAMPPYQSGGEMIERVSFSGTTFNVPPFKFEAGTPAIAEAIGFAAALDYLSQFDKAQLKAHEDSLLQLAAELAPSVPGLRPVGTAKDKVSVFSFLVDGLHPSDLGTLLDQQGIAVRTGHHCAQPLMECLGVPGTTRASFAFYNTREEVEKLFAALQKITRLFI from the coding sequence ATGACCCAGGCGATTAAACGTCCCTTTGATGTTATGTCCGTCCGCGAGGACTTCCCTATCCTGCAGCAGCAGGTGAACGGCAAACCTCTGGTATACATGGATAACGCCGCTACCGCGCAAAAGCCGCTGGCGGTTATCGAGGCCATGAACACGTATTATCGGGAGTTTAACGCCAACGTGCATCGCGGCGCTCACAGCCTGAGCGACCGCGCCACAGGTGAGTTTGAAGCCGCCCGAGACAAAGTGCGCGCCTTCGTCAACGCGCCGTCTCGTGAAGAGATTATTTGGGTGCGCGGCGTCACTGAGGCCATCAACCTGGTGGCGCAATCCTACGCCCGCAGCACTCTGCAGCCCGGCGACGAGATTATTGTCAGCCAGCTTGAGCATCACGCCAACATCGTGCCCTGGCAGATTGTGGCGCAACAGACCGGCGCGCAGATAAGAGTCATTCCGATTACGCCTGACGCCGAACTGGACATGGCCGCCTATCAGGCGCTGCTGAACGAAAAAACCCGCATCGTGGCGGTGAACCATGCGTCCAATGCAATGGGCACGGTGAATCCCGTCAAGGAAATGATTCGTTTGGCTAAGAGCGTCGGCGCGGTGACGTTGATAGACGGCGCCCAAGGCGCGCCGCATCTGGAAATAGACGTGCAGGACCTGGATTGCGATTTCTATGCGATCTCCGCCCACAAGGCGTTTGGCCCTACCGGCATCGGCGCGTTATACGGCCGCAAAGCGTTGCTGGAAGCCATGCCCCCATATCAGAGCGGCGGCGAAATGATTGAGCGCGTGTCCTTTTCCGGCACTACGTTCAACGTGCCTCCATTTAAGTTTGAAGCCGGCACGCCAGCCATTGCAGAAGCCATCGGTTTCGCAGCGGCGCTGGACTATCTGAGTCAATTCGACAAAGCGCAACTGAAAGCCCATGAAGACAGCCTGCTGCAACTTGCGGCGGAGCTGGCGCCGTCCGTCCCCGGCTTGCGTCCGGTGGGTACGGCGAAAGACAAAGTTTCCGTTTTTTCCTTTTTGGTGGACGGCCTGCATCCCAGCGACCTGGGCACCTTGCTGGACCAGCAAGGCATCGCGGTTCGCACCGGGCACCATTGCGCGCAACCATTAATGGAGTGCCTGGGCGTTCCCGGCACCACCCGAGCCTCTTTCGCGTTCTATAACACTCGCGAAGAGGTTGAAAAACTGTTCGCCGCCCTACAGAAGATAACCAGACTGTTTATTTAG
- a CDS encoding DoxX-like family protein, whose translation MRDVLHRIHRVARLSVAGVFLYHGLVPKILWLSPTELAMIEAQGLGQYAPQIAMAGGVAEILLGLLIALPLRSNLPLLAAGVALVGLLLDVAWFSPGLLTDAFNPVTVNLATLALVWIAWVSKEIQKSPE comes from the coding sequence ATGAGGGATGTATTGCACCGTATTCACAGGGTTGCGCGTCTTAGCGTGGCCGGCGTTTTTCTTTATCACGGCCTGGTCCCCAAGATTTTATGGCTCAGCCCGACTGAGCTGGCCATGATCGAAGCCCAGGGGCTGGGCCAGTATGCGCCGCAGATCGCTATGGCGGGCGGCGTGGCGGAAATTCTCTTAGGACTGCTTATCGCCCTGCCGTTGCGCAGCAACCTCCCGCTCTTGGCCGCCGGGGTCGCGCTTGTCGGTCTATTGCTGGATGTAGCCTGGTTTTCCCCGGGTTTATTGACGGACGCCTTCAACCCGGTGACCGTCAATCTGGCCACTCTGGCGTTGGTCTGGATCGCCTGGGTCAGCAAAGAGATACAAAAAAGTCCCGAATAA
- a CDS encoding thiol-disulfide oxidoreductase DCC family protein, whose amino-acid sequence MTQSSTPHANIPPHMQSDDQVVLFDGVCKLCNAWSSFLIKHDTHRRFKLASVQSPEGQAILAWFNMPLDRFDTMLYVEGGRAYEKSDAFLRIIAQFPMPWRYLKVFRTLPRFLRDWGYDLIAQNRYRLFGKYDHCLLPTPDHNSRFLSGHAPPKNKPATRESMTTGTSS is encoded by the coding sequence ATGACTCAGTCTTCTACGCCTCACGCCAATATCCCTCCCCACATGCAAAGCGACGATCAGGTCGTGCTGTTCGATGGCGTCTGCAAGCTCTGCAACGCCTGGTCGTCGTTTCTGATCAAACACGACACGCACAGGCGCTTCAAACTGGCCTCCGTGCAATCACCAGAAGGTCAGGCGATCCTCGCCTGGTTCAATATGCCACTGGACCGTTTCGACACCATGCTTTACGTGGAAGGCGGCCGCGCCTATGAAAAATCCGACGCCTTCCTGCGCATCATTGCGCAGTTTCCCATGCCATGGCGTTACCTGAAAGTCTTTCGCACTCTGCCGCGCTTTTTGCGGGACTGGGGCTATGACCTCATCGCTCAGAATCGTTACCGTCTGTTCGGCAAATATGACCACTGCCTGCTGCCCACGCCAGACCATAACAGCCGCTTTCTGAGTGGCCATGCGCCGCCCAAAAACAAACCCGCGACAAGGGAAAGCATGACCACAGGAACATCTTCATGA